The following proteins are co-located in the Paenibacillus sp. JNUCC32 genome:
- a CDS encoding 1,4-dihydroxy-6-naphthoate synthase — MKIAFSPCPNDTFVFHAWVHGLIPGAPELDVSYADIDITNHWAAEDREHDILKISYAALPWVLDEYALLPCGGALGRGCGPLVLTADKLTDGKTPDSPAALSGRRVAVPSERSTAYLLFRLWAAQNVPGGLGEIVVMPFDQIMPAVRDGAIDAGLVIHEARFTYPSYGLKLMTDLGSWWESDTNLPIPLGAIVARRSLDLASISSWIRSSVEYAWEHPGESRDYVLRHAQEMDPDVADAHIDLYVNPFTAELGEDGYAAISALLNRAADEGLVPRIDPALLKRPE, encoded by the coding sequence ATGAAAATCGCTTTTTCCCCTTGCCCCAACGACACATTTGTATTTCATGCCTGGGTTCACGGTCTTATTCCCGGTGCTCCCGAGCTTGATGTATCCTATGCGGATATCGATATCACCAATCATTGGGCGGCCGAGGATCGGGAACATGACATCTTGAAAATATCCTATGCCGCACTGCCCTGGGTGTTGGATGAATACGCCCTGCTGCCCTGCGGGGGAGCGCTCGGCCGCGGTTGCGGGCCTCTCGTTCTGACGGCGGACAAGCTGACCGACGGAAAGACCCCGGACAGTCCGGCAGCGCTGTCCGGCCGGCGAGTAGCCGTTCCGAGCGAGCGCTCCACGGCTTATCTGTTGTTTCGCCTGTGGGCCGCCCAAAACGTACCCGGGGGACTCGGCGAAATCGTGGTGATGCCGTTTGACCAGATCATGCCGGCTGTCCGCGACGGTGCCATCGATGCCGGGCTGGTCATTCACGAAGCGCGATTCACGTACCCCTCCTACGGATTGAAGCTGATGACCGATCTCGGCAGCTGGTGGGAATCCGATACGAATCTGCCGATCCCGCTGGGAGCGATCGTGGCCCGAAGGTCGCTGGATCTGGCCAGCATCTCGAGCTGGATCCGCTCCTCGGTCGAATACGCCTGGGAACATCCCGGGGAATCCCGGGATTATGTCCTCCGGCACGCACAGGAAATGGACCCGGACGTCGCCGATGCCCACATTGACTTATATGTCAATCCATTTACCGCAGAGCTGGGCGAAGACGGCTATGCAGCAATTTCCGCCCTGCTGAACCGCGCAGCCGATGAAGGGCTCGTGCCGCGGATCGATCCCGCGCTGCTGAAACGTCCGGAATAG
- a CDS encoding RNA polymerase sigma factor yields the protein MVAVNDPSTLLSGWMESFGQDVWNYAFFLTKRKDAADDISQDVFLRAYKHWNDFEGRSSVRTWLLTITRNLSLNYLKSSFMTRVSLTGWITSKQTEPSAEKEFMDAAAVSQIWKCVMELPPKYREVLILEFHYQLPRKEMAQLLGLSEGTIKSRLHRARARMETMLKGADIP from the coding sequence ATGGTAGCCGTGAATGATCCAAGCACGCTGCTGAGCGGCTGGATGGAGTCCTTCGGCCAGGACGTGTGGAACTATGCGTTCTTCTTAACGAAACGCAAAGATGCGGCGGACGATATCAGTCAGGACGTGTTCCTTAGGGCTTATAAGCACTGGAATGATTTTGAGGGCCGAAGCTCGGTCAGAACGTGGCTGTTAACCATCACCCGCAATCTTTCCCTGAACTATCTCAAATCCTCCTTCATGACAAGGGTGTCTTTAACCGGCTGGATCACCTCCAAGCAGACCGAGCCTTCCGCGGAAAAAGAGTTCATGGATGCTGCGGCCGTCTCGCAGATCTGGAAATGCGTGATGGAGCTGCCGCCCAAATACCGGGAAGTGCTGATCCTGGAATTCCACTATCAGCTGCCGCGAAAAGAAATGGCCCAACTGCTCGGCCTATCCGAAGGAACGATCAAGTCCAGACTGCACCGGGCGCGCGCCCGGATGGAAACGATGTTGAAAGGAGCGGATATCCCATGA
- a CDS encoding cache domain-containing sensor histidine kinase: MIIMRNNRVESWRKGISRWLRFGDLPLRYKLVILFLMVGILPSIALGVLVNWTVNRIVDQQVTSNTIQLIGKVNQTLDNDMENLQNITYLIGFDPRTERFLQGDIQGDKPAVGADVPSGTYRPQTSPVKQDNEENYEIKRYLQGFTTLYPEIASILLVNREGAYISNEMYARSPANLTEEEWYREAVLNEGIFTVLGHPADRNVTTHVHYANEELVSVVRSFVDPDTREVTGAVLIDLKLRAVARAVRDVTLGKSGYLMVAEAGGSSIYTPEDSIIPSIPPSWFPEEESGALIREVNGERLQLIYGTSSFTGWRTIGVFPTSESVYEVREIRFYMICFLFIVCLFGVTASYTLSQSISRPIWQLMSFMQKAESGDLTIRYWGNRQDEVGMLGRSFNRMLLQIRKLMKLSELRERQKREAELRSLQAHIKPHFLYNTLDTIHWMARKKGADDVSDLVESLSRLFRIGLSKGDDIIPMSDEWTHISSYLQIQKTRYRDRLQVEMELSPEAERLHVLKLILQPMVENAIYHGIKARRGPGRIWIQAQVEDNALVLAVRDDGAGMPAERLEALRRQLADPVTAMEAPHEEGPGASRSYGMLNVQARIKLTFGETYGIMIDSIENEGTTVRITHPLLHAVPSSSDHDGRDSR, translated from the coding sequence ATGATTATTATGCGAAATAACAGAGTGGAATCCTGGCGCAAAGGCATTTCCCGTTGGCTGCGGTTCGGGGATTTGCCGCTGAGATACAAGCTGGTCATCCTGTTCCTCATGGTTGGGATCCTGCCTTCAATCGCCCTTGGCGTTCTTGTCAATTGGACGGTAAACCGCATTGTGGACCAGCAGGTAACCTCGAATACCATTCAACTGATCGGAAAGGTCAACCAGACCCTGGACAATGATATGGAGAATTTGCAGAACATTACGTATTTGATCGGCTTCGACCCTCGCACGGAACGGTTTCTGCAAGGGGACATTCAAGGGGATAAGCCGGCGGTAGGAGCCGATGTTCCTTCGGGAACCTATCGCCCGCAAACGTCCCCGGTCAAGCAGGATAATGAGGAAAACTACGAGATTAAGCGATACCTTCAAGGCTTCACGACGCTGTATCCGGAAATCGCCTCCATTCTTCTGGTCAATCGCGAAGGAGCCTATATCAGTAACGAAATGTACGCGCGCAGTCCGGCGAATTTGACGGAGGAAGAATGGTACCGCGAGGCCGTATTAAACGAAGGGATTTTTACCGTGCTCGGCCATCCGGCAGACCGTAACGTCACCACCCACGTTCATTACGCCAACGAGGAGCTGGTGTCGGTCGTACGCTCGTTTGTGGATCCGGATACGAGGGAAGTGACCGGTGCGGTATTGATCGACTTGAAGCTGCGGGCGGTTGCCAGGGCGGTCCGGGATGTCACGCTCGGGAAAAGCGGATATTTGATGGTGGCAGAGGCCGGCGGCTCGAGCATTTATACCCCGGAGGATTCCATCATCCCGTCCATTCCGCCATCGTGGTTTCCGGAAGAGGAGAGCGGCGCTTTGATCCGCGAGGTGAACGGGGAACGGCTGCAACTGATATACGGCACGTCCTCCTTTACCGGCTGGCGGACGATCGGCGTATTTCCAACCAGCGAATCGGTGTATGAAGTGCGGGAGATTCGTTTTTATATGATCTGTTTCTTGTTTATAGTGTGCTTGTTTGGGGTTACGGCGTCCTACACGCTTTCGCAGTCCATATCCAGGCCGATCTGGCAGCTTATGTCCTTCATGCAAAAAGCCGAATCCGGGGATTTGACGATCCGCTACTGGGGAAACCGGCAGGATGAGGTGGGCATGCTCGGCCGCAGCTTTAACCGCATGCTCCTGCAGATCCGCAAGCTGATGAAGCTGAGCGAGCTGCGGGAGAGGCAGAAGCGCGAAGCGGAGCTGCGCAGCCTGCAGGCGCATATTAAGCCGCATTTTCTGTACAACACGCTGGATACGATCCATTGGATGGCCCGCAAGAAAGGGGCGGATGACGTATCGGATCTGGTAGAATCCTTGTCGCGGCTGTTTCGGATCGGACTCAGCAAAGGCGATGATATCATTCCCATGTCCGACGAATGGACGCATATCAGCAGTTACCTGCAGATCCAGAAGACGCGTTACCGCGACCGGCTGCAGGTTGAGATGGAGCTATCCCCTGAAGCCGAGAGACTGCACGTCCTGAAACTTATCCTCCAGCCGATGGTGGAGAACGCGATATACCACGGCATTAAGGCCCGGAGAGGCCCGGGGCGAATCTGGATCCAAGCACAAGTTGAGGATAATGCGCTGGTGCTTGCCGTACGTGATGACGGGGCAGGTATGCCTGCGGAGCGGCTGGAGGCGCTTCGCAGGCAGCTTGCCGATCCGGTAACGGCCATGGAGGCGCCTCACGAAGAAGGGCCGGGTGCAAGCCGAAGCTACGGTATGCT
- a CDS encoding substrate-binding domain-containing protein, producing MKKMMLVYGALILAFLTYVFMYRLEDKRSSAWEEGGLHGSMGENYVMVTFQSGMEYWKNILKGFEDGGDALGVTVDYRGSTQYDVEEQITVLEQVIAKRPAGIALSAIDSKALTSTINKAVDAGIPVVLFDADAPDSKAYSFLATNNYNAGVAAADKMAQLLGREGEIGIVTQPGQQNHDDRSEGFRDTLAQRYPSMSVVEIREGKGDTLVAKEAAADMLGKHPDLKGIFVTEASGGMGAADAVIGAGKAGRVTIIGFDTNKGTLDRISDGTIAATIAQGTWNMGYWSLQYLFHLHHGLTVPAPTLGNDVSPLPVRVDTGISIVTRENVNDYYAK from the coding sequence ATGAAGAAGATGATGCTGGTTTACGGCGCTCTTATATTGGCTTTTCTCACCTATGTGTTCATGTACAGGCTGGAAGACAAGCGCTCCTCGGCCTGGGAGGAAGGCGGGCTGCACGGCAGCATGGGCGAGAATTACGTCATGGTCACATTTCAATCGGGGATGGAATATTGGAAAAATATATTGAAGGGCTTCGAGGATGGAGGGGACGCGCTCGGCGTAACCGTCGATTATCGCGGGTCCACGCAATATGACGTGGAGGAACAGATTACCGTCCTGGAGCAGGTCATCGCGAAGCGTCCGGCCGGCATCGCCTTGTCGGCCATCGATTCGAAGGCGCTGACGTCCACGATCAATAAGGCCGTGGATGCCGGGATTCCGGTCGTCCTGTTCGATGCGGATGCACCTGACAGCAAAGCGTATTCTTTTCTTGCAACCAACAATTACAATGCAGGGGTTGCGGCCGCGGACAAGATGGCGCAGCTTCTCGGCAGGGAAGGCGAAATCGGAATTGTGACCCAGCCCGGGCAGCAGAACCATGACGACCGCTCGGAGGGCTTCCGGGACACGTTGGCGCAGAGATATCCTTCCATGTCCGTGGTGGAGATCAGGGAAGGAAAAGGGGATACCCTCGTTGCCAAAGAGGCTGCGGCTGACATGCTGGGCAAGCACCCGGATCTCAAAGGGATCTTCGTGACGGAGGCCAGCGGCGGAATGGGCGCGGCGGATGCCGTTATCGGCGCGGGTAAGGCGGGCCGGGTGACCATCATTGGATTCGATACGAACAAGGGGACGCTGGACCGGATTTCCGACGGAACCATCGCGGCTACGATCGCCCAGGGTACTTGGAACATGGGCTACTGGTCCTTGCAGTATTTATTTCACCTGCATCACGGACTTACCGTACCGGCCCCGACGCTCGGGAATGACGTGTCGCCGCTTCCCGTGCGGGTGGACACCGGAATCTCGATTGTGACCCGAGAGAATGTGAATGATTATTATGCGAAATAA
- a CDS encoding DUF6612 family protein, with the protein MKKWTAVLLGAILVMSMTACGKDNKAADDAATPPAAEQGTTTPAETPPAKEEPKEEALPTADELLQKSAEASKNLKSFAMKADVKQHIVVEGPEKQEQNVDMSLDSELTLEPVEMMQNVVMDSPEGKVEMKQYITEDGIYMLMDGQWMQVPKESEQEIRDSLDPSSASPEQQVEQFKTLAKDFKVTEDGDAYVLTADVSGDNLKELAKSMMSQAGNDPQMEAMMDQMDIKSIHITYGVQKESYLPVTTDLDMVMAMEAEGQKVSLDMKMKSAYSKHNEISKIEVPKEALEAK; encoded by the coding sequence TTGAAGAAGTGGACAGCAGTATTACTAGGGGCAATTTTGGTTATGAGCATGACGGCATGCGGCAAAGACAACAAAGCAGCAGATGATGCCGCAACACCGCCTGCAGCGGAACAAGGGACGACGACTCCGGCAGAGACGCCGCCGGCTAAAGAAGAGCCGAAGGAGGAGGCTTTGCCGACCGCTGACGAGCTTCTTCAAAAATCGGCCGAAGCTTCGAAAAACTTGAAGAGCTTTGCCATGAAAGCCGATGTCAAGCAGCACATCGTTGTTGAAGGCCCTGAGAAACAGGAGCAAAACGTTGATATGTCGCTCGATTCGGAGCTTACGCTAGAGCCGGTGGAGATGATGCAGAACGTCGTGATGGATTCGCCGGAAGGCAAGGTCGAGATGAAGCAGTATATAACGGAAGACGGCATCTACATGCTCATGGATGGTCAATGGATGCAGGTTCCGAAGGAATCGGAGCAGGAGATCCGCGACAGCCTGGATCCGAGCAGTGCGAGTCCTGAGCAGCAGGTAGAGCAATTCAAGACCCTCGCTAAGGACTTCAAAGTAACGGAGGACGGAGACGCATACGTCCTGACGGCGGATGTCTCCGGCGACAATCTGAAGGAGCTTGCCAAGTCTATGATGAGCCAAGCGGGCAACGATCCGCAGATGGAAGCCATGATGGACCAAATGGATATCAAGAGCATTCATATTACTTATGGCGTGCAGAAGGAATCTTACCTGCCTGTAACAACGGATTTGGACATGGTGATGGCAATGGAAGCCGAGGGTCAGAAGGTTTCCTTGGATATGAAAATGAAGAGCGCCTACTCCAAGCATAACGAAATCAGCAAAATCGAAGTGCCGAAGGAAGCATTGGAAGCAAAATAA
- a CDS encoding DUF1273 domain-containing protein, producing the protein MENILITGYRAHELGIYNNKHQGIPYIRKAIANRLVPLLEEGLQWVITPGQYGVDLWAIEAAIELKSQYPHLKCSILTAYQNPEEQWNDDKKAYFQEVMKGVDFYAPVSKSPYQGPWQFTARDDLLLRKTDGILLVYDEDGGEASPKFIKERALKKQAADGYRFISIGSEEIQAVADEESMSQDDY; encoded by the coding sequence TTGGAAAACATTCTGATTACCGGATATCGAGCCCATGAGCTCGGTATTTACAATAACAAACATCAAGGCATTCCTTATATACGCAAAGCGATCGCCAATCGTCTGGTTCCGCTTCTGGAGGAAGGCCTCCAGTGGGTAATCACCCCCGGCCAATACGGCGTGGACCTCTGGGCCATTGAGGCGGCAATAGAACTAAAGTCCCAATACCCTCACCTGAAATGCTCCATTTTGACGGCATACCAGAATCCCGAAGAACAATGGAACGATGATAAAAAAGCTTATTTTCAGGAAGTCATGAAGGGGGTAGACTTCTATGCGCCGGTCAGCAAGAGTCCTTACCAGGGGCCATGGCAGTTCACGGCCAGAGACGATTTGCTCCTCCGCAAAACCGATGGCATTCTGCTCGTTTATGACGAAGACGGCGGCGAAGCCAGCCCCAAGTTCATCAAAGAACGCGCGCTGAAGAAGCAGGCCGCGGACGGCTACCGCTTCATCAGCATCGGTTCCGAGGAAATACAAGCGGTTGCCGACGAAGAGAGCATGTCGCAGGATGATTACTAG
- a CDS encoding TetR/AcrR family transcriptional regulator: protein MRKKGANGQESRARLLVVAANEFAKSGYHQTKISTIVSRAGLTQPSFYLYFESKEAIFRELMEKFRSELKGLIEGSRLESGIDEAHVTGRLLGVLTGLFTFLGKDPDLTQIGFFIGDDSVIVKAEMAAMIEQNLKGEQQDGYFDRDSDMHIVAECLVGVIERLTSQQLLTGKRTPEDLARHVVSLFMHGISIYPAK from the coding sequence TTGCGGAAGAAGGGTGCGAACGGACAAGAAAGCCGGGCAAGACTACTGGTTGTTGCCGCCAATGAATTTGCGAAGTCAGGATACCATCAGACCAAGATCAGCACCATCGTTTCCCGGGCAGGATTGACGCAGCCGTCATTCTATTTGTATTTTGAGAGCAAAGAGGCGATTTTCAGGGAGCTGATGGAGAAATTTCGTTCGGAGCTTAAAGGCCTGATCGAGGGAAGCCGGTTGGAGAGCGGAATCGATGAGGCTCATGTGACCGGGCGTTTGCTTGGCGTGCTTACGGGGTTGTTCACGTTTCTTGGCAAGGACCCGGATTTGACGCAAATCGGTTTTTTTATCGGGGATGATTCCGTCATCGTAAAGGCTGAAATGGCAGCCATGATCGAGCAAAATCTGAAGGGAGAGCAGCAGGACGGGTACTTTGACCGTGATTCCGACATGCACATCGTTGCGGAGTGCCTGGTCGGCGTCATCGAAAGGCTGACCTCCCAGCAGCTGCTGACAGGCAAGCGGACTCCTGAGGATCTTGCGCGTCACGTGGTGAGTTTATTTATGCACGGCATTAGCATCTATCCGGCTAAGTGA
- a CDS encoding futalosine hydrolase, protein MQEHTQSNSVDTIESYSSAPHSSKRVLIVTAVDAEKDAVLRGLKNASGFEVIAGGVGPAATAAATARRLMQTSYDFVVSAGIAGGFAGQAEVGSIVIADLILAADLGSETEDGFSSVQELGFGTDRIPVDAAAAGKLVEALEDAGAAVTHGPVLTVSTTTGTAATAASLLRRVPNACAEAMEGFGVATAAAAAGVPVLEIRTISNQVGPRDRGAWKIKEALQALETASSLLPEVLR, encoded by the coding sequence ATGCAGGAACATACCCAATCCAACTCGGTAGATACAATCGAGTCATATAGCTCGGCCCCGCATTCCTCCAAGCGCGTGCTTATCGTCACGGCGGTTGATGCCGAAAAAGATGCCGTGTTGCGCGGCCTAAAGAATGCGTCCGGATTCGAGGTTATCGCGGGAGGAGTCGGTCCGGCGGCAACGGCGGCCGCGACTGCCCGACGGTTGATGCAAACCTCCTACGATTTCGTTGTCAGCGCAGGCATCGCCGGAGGTTTTGCCGGTCAAGCTGAGGTTGGCTCCATCGTCATTGCGGACCTCATCCTTGCGGCGGATCTCGGATCCGAAACCGAAGACGGCTTCAGCAGCGTTCAGGAGCTCGGCTTCGGAACGGATCGGATTCCGGTCGATGCTGCCGCGGCCGGCAAGCTCGTCGAGGCCTTGGAGGATGCCGGCGCCGCCGTGACCCATGGCCCCGTGCTGACCGTATCCACCACGACGGGAACGGCGGCGACGGCCGCCAGCCTTCTCCGCCGGGTGCCGAACGCCTGCGCCGAAGCGATGGAAGGGTTCGGCGTAGCCACCGCTGCCGCTGCAGCCGGGGTACCCGTGCTTGAGATCCGTACCATATCCAATCAGGTCGGTCCGCGGGACCGCGGCGCATGGAAGATCAAGGAGGCGCTGCAGGCGCTTGAGACAGCAAGTTCATTACTACCGGAGGTGCTACGATGA
- a CDS encoding mismatch-specific DNA-glycosylase, producing the protein MDEVSDHLDYGLTLVFIGFNPSLRSGEVGHHYANPRNNFWRILHKSGLTPRLYEAAEDGELLKLGYGFTNIVARPTRGAEDITREEYRLGRETLRKKLEEYRPEVACFVGKGVYTEYSGKAKADWGIQPDSVVDGVHEFVAPSSSGLVRMPMDEIIGIYRQLHDWISRNEF; encoded by the coding sequence TTGGACGAAGTCAGCGATCATCTGGATTATGGATTAACCCTTGTATTTATCGGCTTTAACCCGAGTCTGCGATCGGGCGAAGTGGGGCACCATTACGCAAACCCGCGCAACAATTTTTGGAGGATACTGCATAAGTCCGGTTTGACTCCACGCTTATATGAAGCCGCAGAGGACGGGGAATTGCTTAAACTGGGTTATGGATTCACCAATATTGTAGCCAGGCCCACCCGGGGCGCGGAAGACATTACCCGCGAAGAGTATAGGCTCGGAAGAGAGACGCTGCGGAAGAAGCTGGAGGAATACAGACCGGAGGTTGCCTGTTTTGTCGGCAAGGGCGTGTATACCGAATACAGCGGCAAGGCCAAGGCGGACTGGGGAATCCAGCCGGACTCCGTCGTAGACGGCGTCCATGAGTTTGTAGCTCCATCGTCCAGCGGGCTGGTGAGGATGCCCATGGATGAAATTATCGGAATTTACAGGCAGCTGCATGATTGGATATCGAGGAACGAGTTCTGA
- a CDS encoding DUF4871 domain-containing protein — translation MKTEQEPQPDWMQELASPPFNEPMFTAKMKSDVSQSAANGAISRKRRRAPRRLISMTAGVLALLLIAAVWGWRESPALQRMIPIQGWGYAAKWTPRSVYTVDGVDKLQVFPGGEAAAGSPAGAWWNLLTPIQELEGKTISISAVHRDTGTIIEELAETKITSDMAYNDLTRVSSRFALPLSGLWRFDVMVDNEKYGDIVIDVPDSSWEPSPSFVSGSYAMSGVEGRLGFIYPDLIAGKPNKYMWHFWGLDEELTGDLVITAVKQNSSEIIDVFKVGGLRPSPLNGADAAIPTSMSLPSPGLWRIMVSIDGQLFGSVIVEVAKP, via the coding sequence ATGAAAACCGAACAAGAGCCGCAGCCGGATTGGATGCAGGAGCTTGCTTCCCCTCCGTTCAACGAGCCGATGTTCACCGCGAAGATGAAATCCGATGTATCGCAGAGCGCCGCAAACGGCGCCATAAGCCGTAAACGACGAAGAGCTCCAAGGCGTCTTATCAGCATGACCGCGGGCGTATTGGCGCTGCTTCTCATAGCGGCGGTATGGGGATGGCGCGAGTCCCCTGCGCTTCAACGGATGATCCCCATCCAGGGCTGGGGATACGCTGCCAAGTGGACTCCCCGAAGCGTATACACGGTGGATGGCGTGGATAAACTTCAGGTTTTTCCGGGCGGGGAAGCTGCCGCGGGCTCTCCGGCCGGAGCCTGGTGGAATTTATTAACCCCGATCCAAGAACTTGAAGGGAAAACGATCAGCATATCCGCCGTTCACCGAGATACGGGAACTATCATCGAGGAGCTTGCCGAGACAAAGATTACCTCCGATATGGCTTACAATGACTTAACGCGAGTTTCTTCCCGCTTCGCTCTGCCGCTTTCCGGTTTATGGCGTTTCGACGTGATGGTGGACAATGAGAAATATGGCGATATCGTTATCGATGTTCCGGATAGCAGTTGGGAGCCGAGCCCGAGCTTCGTGTCCGGCAGTTATGCCATGAGCGGCGTCGAAGGACGCTTGGGCTTTATATATCCAGACCTTATCGCTGGCAAGCCGAACAAATACATGTGGCATTTCTGGGGGCTTGACGAAGAATTAACGGGGGATCTGGTCATCACCGCCGTGAAACAAAATTCGTCCGAGATCATTGATGTATTTAAGGTTGGCGGTTTAAGGCCTTCGCCCTTAAACGGTGCCGATGCAGCCATACCCACCTCCATGTCGCTGCCTTCGCCTGGACTTTGGCGCATTATGGTCTCGATCGACGGTCAATTGTTCGGCAGCGTCATTGTCGAAGTTGCTAAACCTTGA